From Excalfactoria chinensis isolate bCotChi1 chromosome 4, bCotChi1.hap2, whole genome shotgun sequence, one genomic window encodes:
- the LOC140251589 gene encoding charged multivesicular body protein 3 isoform X2 — MRNEAGRRPSTQAQRAVSRKAPSAGGAGSGMGLFGKTPEKPPKELVNEWSLKIRKEMRVIDRQIRDIQREEEKVKRSIKDAAKKGQKDVCVILAKELIRSRKAVSKLYASKAHMNSVLMGMKNQLAVLRVAGSLQKSTEVMKAMQSLVKIPEIQATMRELSKEMMKAGIIEEMLEDTFESMEDEEEMEEEAEMEIDKILFEITAGALGKAPSKVTDALPEPEPMGAAAADDEEEDIEAMQSRLATLRS; from the exons ATGCGCAATGAGGCCGGGCGGCGGCCATCGACGCAGGCGCAGAGGGCTGTGAGCCGCAAGGCCCCGTCAGCGGGCGGGGCGGGTTCCGGGATGGGGCTGTTCGGGAAGACCCCCGAGAAGCCGCCCAAGGAGCTG GTGAACGAATGGTCCCTGAAGATCAGGAAGGAAATGAGAGTCATTGACAGACAGATCAGAg ATAttcagagagaagaagaaaaggtgaaGCGGTCCATAAAGGATGCTGCCAAAAAGGGGCAGAAGGACGTCTGTGTGATCCTGGCCAAGGAACTGATCCGCTCGAGGAAGGCTGTAAGCAAACTCTATGCCTCCAAAGCTCACATGAACTCCGTTCTCATGGGGATGAAGAACCAGCTTG CCGTCCTCAGAGTAGCGGGTTCGTTGCAGAAGAGCACGGAAGTCATGAAAGCTATGCAGAGCTTAGTGAAAATCCCTGAAATCCAGGCGACCATGAGAGAATTATCCAAAGAGATGATGAAG GCTGGTATCATAGAGGAGATGCTGGAGGACACCTTCGAAAGCATggaagatgaggaggaaatggaggaggaagcagagatggaaaTTGACAAAATCCTGTTTGAAATTACAGCTG GGGCCTTGGGTAAAGCACCGAGTAAAGTCACGGATGCTCTTCCAGAGCCAGAACCCATGGGAGCGGCTGCTGCTGACGATGAGGAAGAAGACATTGAAGCAATGCAGTCGCGACTGGCTACCCTGCGTAGCTAA